caaagcTGTAATTTCGGGAAGCCCCGGCGGCGGGTGGAGGTGAGCCACGTGCAGCCCGTCTGCCCCCCACCCATGAAAATCCATCGCCGGCCGCTGCAGCAGTACCGCCCACCCCTGCACTGCGAGGAGCCGGAGTGCTGCAGCAAGCCCCGGCGGCGAGTGGAGCAGTGCCCCGTGGAGGATGCTTGTCCCCCCGTGATAGTGCATCCCCGGCCGCTGCAGCATCGCTGTCCCTGCATCCAGCACTGCCGTCCGCCCATCCAGCACTGCCACCCACCcatccagcactgctgcccgCCCATCCAGCACTGCCGCCCAGCCGCCGTGCCCCTGCATCCCGGCCAGCACCAGCAAAAACAGGTTCCTCTCTTGCCACCCTGTCTGCAGAAGAAATGAGCACGGGGCCCAGCGAGGCTCTAGGACACCTCCCCAGCACGTGCCCACACACCGCATGAGGGATGCTTCGTTCCTCGCCCAAACTGCTGATGCTCTTACCTCCGCTTTCGGCGCGATGCGATGCCACCGCGGCTGATGGCTCATTGCTGCTCTTTGCACACTGGATTCAGGGTCcacagccccctgctcccccccagcACTGACACTTTAAATTCCCAAGGTCCTCTCCCACCAGGGAATAAGCTTTAATCATCCAGACCCCACTTTGCTCTTCCTCAGGGTAGAGCAGATGTTTCTTCACTCTTCTGAGAAGGTGAGCAGCCTGGGGATGGAGAAATCGAATGGAAGGAGCCTGAGCGAGGACGGGGAAGCAGCCTGTCACAGAGTCACCTTCTCCAATTTTAGCAGACTGTGATTTCAAGGTCGTTTGAAAACAGAGACAGGACTGTACTGGGTAAAAAAGTACACACTGCGACTGCAGGAGCATCAAGGACTccagcaattttattttctccccgTGTATTCAAGAATAAAGTTGAAAAAATTTAGCTGACACTCGCTTCTCTTTTTTTACCCCCAAAAATATTACCAGCTCTATAATGAGAGGCTGTTAAAAAGTCATGGAAATTCTCACAGGGAAACTTGTAAATCTAAAATCAAAATTCCAAGTTCACACGTGAAGATTTCAGCTCCGGCTGCAGCAGTTCCATCTGGCTGAACTCCATCTGCACGCTGTAAAATCCTCCCCACTGTGGTCACCCTCCGCAGAACTGATGGATGGACTTCACTATGGTCCAGATCTAGGTACAAACAGTTTGCTCTGTATTGCGTGCCATCACCTTCATTAGCTAGATCATAACACTGCACCGGGGAGGCCATCCATCATATAAATGTTAATCATGATAATAAGCATGTGCCCCAGCACGTgagctgtgtctgtgcatgcCAGGAATGCCTTTTCACTCCCTGCAGGAGGATGCAAGCCAGGCTCTACCTCTGCATCTCCCCGCTGCCCGGCTCTTGCAGGCATGCTGGTAATGTGTTGTATCTCTCTCACTTTGCCAGAAAAGCCTTCCACTAGGtgcattaaaatatat
Above is a window of Falco biarmicus isolate bFalBia1 chromosome 19, bFalBia1.pri, whole genome shotgun sequence DNA encoding:
- the LOC130141587 gene encoding DBF4-type zinc finger-containing protein 2 homolog, which encodes MHYHKGNSYQDLCYDSSVCGEKGWTWHGSTGCCHESPVGTTDVPPCHDPGSLSRDIEGSCQSQPQGCQPMEPCPPQSCCPPQQSCNFGKPRRRVEVSHVQPVCPPPMKIHRRPLQQYRPPLHCEEPECCSKPRRRVEQCPVEDACPPVIVHPRPLQHRCPCIQHCRPPIQHCHPPIQHCCPPIQHCRPAAVPLHPGQHQQKQVPLLPPCLQKK